A window of the Cicer arietinum cultivar CDC Frontier isolate Library 1 chromosome 6, Cicar.CDCFrontier_v2.0, whole genome shotgun sequence genome harbors these coding sequences:
- the LOC101490311 gene encoding uncharacterized protein, whose protein sequence is MGLSSKQVSSSGLDNWKQNLLESQDLELPKPHHMMRKHHQQQQQQQQTEQVLKCPRCESTNTKFCYYNNYNKSQPRHFCRACKRHWTKGGTLRNVPVGGGRKNKRVKKSNTPITSSTTKTTTTATNAICTPSISNMNGNGLNSNMTIQTPLGISDQKSNNIPSSLYQALIHPPSLFLQQSLMNTRDLLESKDFGIGNGIFTSTSCSTYPILPQNQSLLFPFSTSSSFDTTTCPSSNVYYYGEEFKTMEEPTINSIVPSTKPWEMSLPGTTTAGMETSKYWNWEDIDSLVSTDLKDPWDDSDIKP, encoded by the coding sequence ATGGGTTTGAGTTCTAAACAGGTTTCTAGCAGTGGACTTGATAATTGGAAACAGAACTTATTGGAATCTCAAGACTTAGAGCTACCAAAACCTCATCACATGATGAGAAaacatcatcaacaacaacaacaacaacaacaaacagAACAGGTTTTGAAGTGTCCAAGATGTGAATCAACAAACACCAAATTTTGTTACTACAACAACTACAACAAGTCTCAGCCTCGCCATTTCTGCAGAGCTTGTAAAAGACACTGGACTAAAGGTGGAACTTTACGCAATGTTCCTGTTGGTGGTGGcagaaaaaataaaagggtCAAAAAATCAAACACACCAATTACTTCTTCCACCACCAAAACCACAACAACAGCAACTAATGCTATTTGCACCCCCTCAATTTCAAATATGAATGGTAATGGTTTGAATAGCAACATGACTATTCAAACCCCTCTTGGAATTAGTGatcaaaaaagtaataatattccTTCATCTCTCTATCAAGCTCTTATTCATCCACCATCTTTGTTTCTACAACAGAGTTTGATGAATACTAGAGACTTATTAGAAAGCAAAGATTTTGGTATTGGTAATGGAATTTTTACTAGTACTAGTTGTTCAACTTATCCTATTCTTCCTCAaaatcaaagcttactcttccCTTTTTCAACATCAAGTTCTTTTGACACTACCACTTGTCCTTCTTCCAATGTTTATTACTATGGTGAGGAGTTTAAAACAATGGAAGAACCAACCATCAACAGTATAGTTCCAAGCACAAAGCCATGGGAGATGTCATTACCAGGAACTACAACTGCTGGAATGGAAACTTCAAAGTATTGGAATTGGGAAGACATTGATTCATTAGTATCAACTGATTTAAAGGATCCTTGGGATGATTCTGATATCAAACCTTGA